From one Rhodamnia argentea isolate NSW1041297 chromosome 1, ASM2092103v1, whole genome shotgun sequence genomic stretch:
- the LOC115754569 gene encoding uncharacterized protein LOC115754569, with the protein MNLTQKEAFDSSGMAGQAAASCPSLSTKISLPSKPRFAVALPCPLAPSSARRAQQKRFKIRAELGGGDAETKKGAKKKFITREEEPEQYWQTAGEREGENPMKTPIPYIIIFGMSTPFVILAIAFANGWIKAPVR; encoded by the exons ATGAATTTGACTCAAAAAGAAGCCTTTGATTCCTCAGGAATGGCAGGTCAAGCAGCAGCTTCATGTCCTTCCCTCAGCACCAAGATCTCCCTCCCGTCAAAGCCGCGGTTCGCCGTCGCTCTCCCTTGCCCTCTCGCTCCATCAAGCGCAAGAAGGGCGCAACAGAAGAGATTCAAGATTCGTGCCGAGTTGG GGGGAGGTGATGCTGAAACCAAGAAAGGAGCGAAGAAGAAGTTCATAACCAGAGAGGAAGAGCCTGAACA ATACTGGCAGACAGCAGGAGAGAGGGAAGGCGAGAATCCTATGAAGACGCCCATACCGTACATCATCATTTTCGGCATGTCGACACCCTTCGTCATCTTGGCCATCGCTTTCGCAAACGGTTGGATTAAGGCACCTGTCCGATGA